The following coding sequences lie in one Hippopotamus amphibius kiboko isolate mHipAmp2 chromosome 7, mHipAmp2.hap2, whole genome shotgun sequence genomic window:
- the TMEM178A gene encoding transmembrane protein 178A isoform X4 has translation MAVAVLLCGCIVATVSFFWEESLTQHVAGLLFLMTGIFCTISLCTYAASISYDLNRLPKLIYSLPDDVEHGYSWSIFCAWCSLGFIVAAGGLCIAYPFISRTKIAHLKSGRDSTV, from the exons ATGGCTGTGGCTGTCCTGCTGTGTGGCTGCATTGTGGCCACGGTCAGCTTCTTCTGGGAGGAAAGCCTGACCCAGCATGTGGCCGGACTCCTTTTCCTCATGACAG GAATATTTTGCACCATTTCCCTCTGCACTTACGCCGCCAGCATCTCCTATGATTTGAACCGGCTCCCGAAGCTAATTTACAGCCTGCCTGATGACGTGGAACACGGCTACAGCTGGTCTATCTTTTGTGCCTGGTGCAGTTTAGGCTTTATTGTGGCAGCTGGAGGTCTCTGCATCGCTTACCCATTTATTAGCCGGACCAAGATTGCACATCTAAAGTCCGGCAGGGACTCCACGGTATGA
- the TMEM178A gene encoding transmembrane protein 178A isoform X3, with protein MPVEEASKLCIAQRCTAIKYHFSQPIRLRNIPFNLTKTIQQDEWHLLHLRRITAGFLGMAVAVLLCGCIVATVSFFWEESLTQHVAGLLFLMTGIFCTISLCTYAASISYDLNRLPKLIYSLPDDVEHGYSWSIFCAWCSLGFIVAAGGLCIAYPFISRTKIAHLKSGRDSTV; from the exons GTATTGCACAGCGATGTACAGCTATCAAGTACCACTTTTCTCAGCCAATCCGCTTACGAAACATTCCTTTCAATTTGACCAAGACAATCCAGCAAGATGAATGGCACCTGCTTC ATTTAAGAAGAATCACTGCTGGCTTCCTGGGCATGGCTGTGGCTGTCCTGCTGTGTGGCTGCATTGTGGCCACGGTCAGCTTCTTCTGGGAGGAAAGCCTGACCCAGCATGTGGCCGGACTCCTTTTCCTCATGACAG GAATATTTTGCACCATTTCCCTCTGCACTTACGCCGCCAGCATCTCCTATGATTTGAACCGGCTCCCGAAGCTAATTTACAGCCTGCCTGATGACGTGGAACACGGCTACAGCTGGTCTATCTTTTGTGCCTGGTGCAGTTTAGGCTTTATTGTGGCAGCTGGAGGTCTCTGCATCGCTTACCCATTTATTAGCCGGACCAAGATTGCACATCTAAAGTCCGGCAGGGACTCCACGGTATGA